A segment of the Ochotona princeps isolate mOchPri1 chromosome 16, mOchPri1.hap1, whole genome shotgun sequence genome:
AACAATGGCAAAAACCTGATTATTTGGTATACATACAGttgtttttcttgaatattttcaatGCACAGTTGCTTGACTCTACAGATGCACAGAACCCGGTGACAGACCAAATTCCTTCCAGTTTCTGTCATTCATAAGAGTTGTCATTTGAACAAGAGTTACATCAATTCTTGTCCTTAATGGTCTGGCAGGTTTTAAATCTACAATATGAATTCTGATATTTGTTAATTAGTTAACCTCAGTGATTTCTTATAATTCTTAAAATGACAAGTTTTCTTGAAACAACTATCGGTTTTTCTGATGTCAAGTTCTGAGCCTTCCTACCTTCATTCACTCCTCTGTCCTGAATGAATTCTCTGATGTTGACTAAGGTGTGAGCCACGAATAAAGGCCTTCCCGCACTCCTTACATTCATAGGGCTTCTCACCAGTGTGGATTTTCTGGTGTCTACTAAGCTCTGAGCCACGGCCGAAGGCCTTCCCACACTGCTTACACTGATAGGGTTTCTCACCAGTGTGGCTCCTCTCATGGTGAGTCAGTTCTGACCTTCGGATAAAAGCTTTTCCGCATTCCTTACACTTATGGGGTCTATCACCAGTGTGCACCTTTTGGTGTCGAACAAGTTCTGTGCTGCAAGTAAAGCcctttccacactcattacatttatAGGGTTTCTCACCAGCGTGAGCTCTCTGATGCCGAACAAGTTCTGAGCCACGACGAAAGCCCTTTCCACATTCCTTACACTTATAGGGTTTCTCACCAGTGTGAACACTCTGATGTCGAGTAAGATGTGAATCAGAGAtaaaggctttcccacattcCTTACACTTATGGGGTTTCTCACCAGTGTGAACTCTCTGATGTAGATTGAGTTGTGAGGCACAAGTGTATACTTTGCCACAATCCTTACATTCATACTGCCTTTCGCCCGTATGAGTTATCTGATGAAGCCTAAGCTGGGTGTCATACCGAAAAGCCTTCCCACACTCCTGACATAAATGGGGCTTCTcaccagtgtggattctctgatgtcgaAAAAGGTGTGAGGGGCGTGTAAAGGCCTTCCCACATTCCTTGCACTCGTAGTATACCTCATCAGTATGAACTCTTCGATGGAGATTAAGTTGTGCATTAGATGGAAAGGCCTTTCCACACTCCTTGCATTTATAGGGTTTCTCACCTACATGGATCTTTTGGTGCTGACTAAGCTGGGAGCTAGAATGAAAGCCTTTCCCGCATTCCTTGCATTTGTGAGGTTTCTCAGCACTATTACTGTTCTGAGGCTGAGTAATTTTAGGCTCACGAGCAACAGCACGTgtcttattttcattatttttttcatgcAGTTTCTCATGCTTGATTAAGTCTGACCTACTAGTAAAGGTTTTCCCACATTCTCCACATTTAACATCTTTTTCCTTATTATGACTCATTTCCTGTTGAACAGGATGTGACTGACACCTGGCAGCTTTCTTACATTTTGTACATCTACAATCTTTCTCTCCAGTATGAGTGACCGCATGTTCTCTCCCGGCTGTGCGCGTGGCAGAACTGGCAGGCGCTGCAGGGCCTGTGGCGGCTGCTCTGGCGTGGCCCTGTTTCTCCGGCtggcttctctctcctctgttatCCACCACTTCGGTGCGTTCAGGATTAGGCTGTGTGGATCTCTTTGTCTTGAGACGCAACAACTTAATTTCATAACCATTCTCTTTTGCATGTGAATTCAAATTAATTGCCCTTTTGGATGCCAAACctgtaaaacaaaaaagaaaacatgaggtATTTTTGCATTGTAAGAGAAAGGAAAGTCTTACAGAAGAAATGATAGAAATAATAACCTAAGCAATTTTTAACAGCTGCAATTTGACCAAAAAAGGGATGAGGACTAAGAATAGACACAACAGGGAGTGTGAAAAGGAAGGTGAAGGCACCGCAGGTGAGAACTGAGGAGACATGTTCAAAACATGAGCCCAAGAAATGATTCTAATATGACATCCTCAACTCTGGCTTAAATATACAGCCAATATATTTTGAGTTCTCTTTCCTTGTATTTCCACCATTGTGTCCACCTCTCAGGATCAACACAACAGATTTCTAAAAATCTCCCAGCTCTCATTATTGTtttcctactctctctctctctcacacacgctatatatatatatatatatatatatacacacacacaattttcaagTCCCTGATTACATTCAATGCAACCACACCCCTAACCTGCCTAAAAATCTTTCCATGACTAGTGTTCTcaagaaaatattcaaattctTAGATTTGgtgagaaagctgtgtgatgcaGACCTTTGTTTATGTCTTTCAGGTCCCCCAGAGCTTCCTCCTTCAATTCCTTTAATATATGGATTTTTCTACTTGATACGATGCCCACCACTCTGGCTGTTTCCTACTATGCATCCTTCCGGCCTCTCCTTATTAGATATTTTGAAGAATCTTTCCAGCCTCATACTATTTCTTTCATACCTTTGCCTCACAGGTGACCACAGTCCTCAGAAAAAGGTCTGCTTTTCTGGCCATACCACAGGTCAGGTATCCAATGATTCCTACAGAGGTCTCACTGACTAGGAACTTAAATCAGGCCCAAAGGCCTTTGCAGGTGGCTGGTAAGTCGTCGTCTTGTCCATTAAAATTCAGGGCAGGGCCTGGAAAGAGCTCCCACCTGAAAGCATGACCTCACTAGAGCTCTGTGTTCCCTTCCTAGACCAGTATCAGAAGCAACCTCTGACAGTGATACTCCTCGTCCTCTAAGGGATCGGTTAACTTCGGCCCTACCACCCCTTTTGATTCTAGCTACTTCTCAGGTTATGAAACATCTTTTATAACCTCCTTCCAATGTTTTCTAACTACCCTTAGAGTAACATCTTCATAAAATCTAAACCGGTAAAATCTAAATAAAAGGTCTATGGCTTAGTTGCTACCATTATGCTAACAACAATGCATTTGTTGGGAGATTAGGGAGAGCTGGATAAATGGTACATGGGAACTCTGCCAGTTTTGAATCTCTACAATCCGATTTTTGGTCCTTTCACTCCTCTCTGCTTTAAGGTCTAAATCTACATGTAATCAGTCAATTCTAACAGTTTATTCTCAGTTATTATTTTACCTAGCTGAAGAATTACACACttgttttcctcctcctcctcagatgAGGGCTGTGGATACCACATTCTCCTGATTTGGTCCTTAATCACTGCCCAGCTAAATAGTACTGTGCTCCAAGGGCTGAATCTTCCAACAGTCTTCCCTCTCCAGCTTATTACCCAGGAATGGCGAGCATTTTCCAGACAATCTTATAATCAGGATTACGAGACTAATTCTGGCCAGTGGAATCAGAATGGGAAGAAGAGGAGTATGCTGCTTTTCCTCTTCACTGTTCCTGCTGCCTGAAAGGTGACTGGGAATTCCTCATGTACTCCCCACCATCCTAATGTCTGCAGCCTATACTGGGTACAACTGAGCCACCAGCGTCTAGATTCCTCCACTgctgccataaaaataaaattagacacAGGTATCTATGTATTCACTGTAACAGAACTAAACTTACAGCTAACTGCTATACCAGCTGCTTGCTGACAGCCAGTTCATTGCATCCTTTTGCACATGCTGTTCTTTCTAGGTTGATActccccagccctgctgtgtATTTTGTATCAaattcccctcctcctcctctcaggtGTCCTTACTCTAATGTCACCTCCTCACAGGATCATCCCCAACACAAGTCTATAGAATACACTTCATAATGTTCTGGTTTGTAACTTTTTATTGGTACCTGACTGCCTGCCACCATTTTGGGCCCATCCTTCCCATTATAACGTGCAGTAAACCATGAGACAGCCTTCTGCTTGCTCACTACGGAACCTACAATAAACAAGGTTGGACctgcttttctgcctttcaaatcaaaatttaaaatgatttcaaaGTGAGGGATGGAATTTGGCACAGCAgataagatgctgcttggggactcctgcatcccatacaAGAGGGCttggatttgagtcttggctctgtttacaattccagcttcctcttaatgtCCATTCTGGAGGGGCACAAGATGGAGCAAGTACTTGGATATcagccacccacaagggaaacccatACTGAGTTCAGGATCCTgcctggccaggcctgagctgctgtggacattgggagtgaaccagcaaacacaaGCGCTCTCTcataaatcaaaaacaaaaaaccctaaaggCTGATTCAtggaaaatttgtttaaaaaaaaaaaatttttagaatggGAAACTTGGTGCACTCATTCCCtcctctatcaaaaaaaaaatttttaagctcgatttttaattaatataattGCATATATTCATGGAATATGATGTAATATTCTGTTGTACAATGTGTAGAGATTCAGTCAAACTAAGTAATCTATTCATCACCATCaatcaaaaaatttaaatattgggAACTCTTGGATTTAACCAAAGCCATAAACTGAAGACCACCTATCCAGAGAAACTACTGAACTTTGATGAGACATACAGGATCCGAgacattccccccaccccctcaccacttcccatcccattCAGCTGCCCCTACATTGGTCAGCTGAGCCACAACCAATAGAGTTTTCTGACCTCTTTTGCAGCTCTGGCACAAGTGCCACTGTCACCCAGCATTTTGCCCAGACTTTCAGCTTCCTGGAAAATTTCCTCATGGAGTACCTTTTCTATTTGATGGAGTCAGGGCTCACCTCAGTTGGTGGAAAGGCAGCAGGAACCAAGAGGCAGAGAATCGCATCCTAGAGCACTGAAAACGGCAGCCAACTACTGACAACACTATGGCTGCATTAAACTGACCTCAGCTGGGACAGCAACCGGCCACTACAAGGAAACCAGGCAACCAGGGAAAAATTACCATGCTTACGGGACTAGGAAAGGCGGTGGAGGTCCAGTGCCGCTGTTAGCCCAGAGGAGACCTTGAGGAGCACAGGTCTCAGGCGTCATGATTGCGTAACTTTGACGCACCGCATAAACAAGATAAACCCAGGTGTCCTGTTCTGACGGGCCAAAGGAGAGCCTGCCCGTCTTTCAACACTCCAGCACTGCGTCTCTGAATTTCTTCTGTAGGTATATCTCTGACACTTCAAAGACGCTTATGATCACACTGGGCTCACTTGAATAAAACATCTAATTTAgtgacagctttttctttttataatattacccccctctttttttcttttatactaaCACATCAGGAGGTTTCAGAGATTAGGATTAAGAGGAGTGATTATTCTGCCTAAGATTGGCTTTTAGTGTTCAGAAATGTAGTTTATGTGATAATTGTATAACAAAAAGCAGGTAGCaacaaagaaaagaggtttagaaCAAACTTTTCATATAAGATTAAAGTTAGTTATTAATCCAAACAAAAGTGGTTTAAGTTAAAATGTTAACACAGTCAAGCTGAGGATAAACACAGTTAGTTATTAAACCAAACCAAAGTGCTTTAAATAAAACGTTAGGAAACCCACTAAGAGAAAGTTCCCAAAACTAAAGTAAAAGAAACAATAAAGTAACTGAAATAGTACTCTAGGAAATTTCTATTTACCGTAATAGATGGAAGGAATGAACGATTAGAGGAATCAAACATGTATAAATTAAATACCACAAAGTCAGAGGCAGATCCTACCCGGAATTGGTTTACAGGTACAAACACTACAAACAAGTGGCTGAGGTTGGCAGAACAGAGTCAAAAAGTATAACCCAAGTGTGCATTCATGATGTCTGTCGGAGTGCTCCTGCCGACCTCTCAGAATAGATGCCTTCCCACAAGCTGGCAACCACCTGCCATGCCTTCCCAAAGCAAGTCATTAACCACTCACCTGGACGCGGCTCTTTTGGGTCTTTCCTCTGATTCATCCAGGGCTCTTTTCCCCTCTCCAACAAGGAGATCACAGTTGGTTTGGTGTTATAAAGTCCtggtcaagaaaaaaaagaaacgacGTTATATTATAGGTGTCAGTGCATGATGACCAAGAATGAGAAGCCAGACAACAAAGGCACAGAAAAACAAGGATCCGGCCCTGGGGGCCCAAAGGGAACAGTCAACTTCCAACTCCTCGGGGACAGACTTGTTTTTGGTGAGCAAGAACCACTAGTTCAGTTAGGGTGGAGATCCTTGTATCTTGCCGAGGGCCACTTGGATATGTAGAATATCACTCACAGGCCATACAAAATCATCAgcttaaaaatcagcctgctacACATTTATACACAGTCAAGTCGGCCTGATGGCCTTGGTAAGGCCAGACCAAATGACCTGGGGGATCTTAGAATGGACCACCGCTGAACTTCCCCAAGCCCTGAATGGAGACTTGGAAACTATTTATCAAAAacttgaaacaaaaaagaaaattccaaaagGCGGATTCTGTATTGGAGGTGGGGCAGGGATAAACTTACCCACTAAAATCAGGTTGCTGTAATTCTCCAACATCACATCTCGGTACAAATCCCTCTCAGCAGAATACAAGCATTCCCACTGTTTCTCAGAGAAGTAAATGGCCACGTCTTTGAATTTCAAGCCCTGAAATTACAAATAAGTACATTAACTTGTACCTATCCATAGACAAACTTATTAAGATAGTATAAAACAAACCAGAGAggacctggcgcagtggcctagcagctaaagtcctcgccttgaaagccccgggatcccatatgggcgccggttctagtcccggcagctccacttcccatccagctccctgc
Coding sequences within it:
- the LOC101518415 gene encoding zinc finger protein 568-like, which encodes MVTFKDVAVDVTQEEWQHMKPAQRTLYRDVMLENYSNLVTVGCQLTKPDVIFKLEREEEPWVTEEEIFEMQSPVPRRSGNSCPPEVTVGFQGLKFKDVAIYFSEKQWECLYSAERDLYRDVMLENYSNLILVGLYNTKPTVISLLERGKEPWMNQRKDPKEPRPGLASKRAINLNSHAKENGYEIKLLRLKTKRSTQPNPERTEVVDNRGERSQPEKQGHARAAATGPAAPASSATRTAGREHAVTHTGEKDCRCTKCKKAARCQSHPVQQEMSHNKEKDVKCGECGKTFTSRSDLIKHEKLHEKNNENKTRAVAREPKITQPQNSNSAEKPHKCKECGKGFHSSSQLSQHQKIHVGEKPYKCKECGKAFPSNAQLNLHRRVHTDEVYYECKECGKAFTRPSHLFRHQRIHTGEKPHLCQECGKAFRYDTQLRLHQITHTGERQYECKDCGKVYTCASQLNLHQRVHTGEKPHKCKECGKAFISDSHLTRHQSVHTGEKPYKCKECGKGFRRGSELVRHQRAHAGEKPYKCNECGKGFTCSTELVRHQKVHTGDRPHKCKECGKAFIRRSELTHHERSHTGEKPYQCKQCGKAFGRGSELSRHQKIHTGEKPYECKECGKAFIRGSHLSQHQRIHSGQRSE